The Candidatus Nitrosotenuis cloacae genome contains a region encoding:
- a CDS encoding ATP-dependent DNA ligase, translating to MQFSLISETFEKMEATTKRLELTQHLVDLFKATPSDVISKVVYLIQGKLRPDFEGVELGIAEKLAIKAISKSSGTPVRKITEAFVEDGDLGHAASKILEQKTQTTFLMQQITAERVYETLMKIARLEGTRSQDMKMKYIASLLNDATPQEGKFILKLIMGTLRLGIADNTVMDALAIAYTGSRDNREKLEAAYNVSSDLGRVAEEIAKNNLAGLENFQITLFSPIRPMLAERVKSEAEAMEKLGKEFAAEYKLDGERVQIHLSEKKVVLFSRRLENITSYYPDIVENVSKALKTTEMILEAEAVAINENTGEFLPFQELMHRRRKYDIAKTVEQYPISVNLFDVMYLNGKDLLNAPYDERRRRLEETTTENDFVKIIPKTIVRTENEIEDFLENAINSGCEGLMLKALDAPYRAGARGNNWLKLKREYRNELGDSLDLVVIGAFFGKGRRTGRYGTLLLATYNQENDTFESICKVGTGFTDENLDQFYQILQERVTLKKNPRIESGMEPDVWFEPEIVIEVVASEITLSPVHTAAKDAIRKGSGLALRFPKFTGKIRNEKSPEDASTDQEVIALYKNQKKVTQGISES from the coding sequence GTGCAGTTTTCGCTAATTTCAGAAACCTTTGAAAAAATGGAGGCAACCACAAAGAGGCTTGAGCTCACACAGCACTTGGTGGACCTGTTCAAGGCAACTCCAAGTGATGTGATATCAAAGGTAGTGTACCTCATACAGGGAAAGTTGAGACCAGATTTTGAGGGAGTCGAGCTTGGGATCGCAGAAAAGCTTGCAATAAAGGCAATCTCAAAGTCATCTGGGACGCCGGTCAGGAAGATAACGGAGGCATTTGTAGAAGATGGCGACCTCGGCCATGCCGCATCGAAGATACTTGAGCAAAAGACGCAGACCACGTTTCTCATGCAGCAGATAACTGCTGAACGCGTCTACGAGACCCTGATGAAGATTGCAAGGCTTGAGGGTACAAGGTCGCAGGACATGAAGATGAAATACATCGCAAGCCTGCTAAACGACGCAACGCCCCAGGAGGGAAAATTCATACTGAAATTAATCATGGGGACCCTACGACTCGGGATAGCAGACAACACGGTCATGGATGCACTTGCAATTGCATACACCGGCTCACGCGACAACAGGGAAAAGCTGGAGGCAGCATACAACGTATCATCGGATCTTGGCAGGGTTGCAGAAGAGATTGCAAAAAACAACCTTGCAGGACTTGAGAACTTTCAGATCACATTGTTCAGCCCAATTAGGCCGATGCTTGCGGAAAGGGTAAAGAGCGAGGCAGAGGCGATGGAAAAACTTGGAAAAGAGTTTGCCGCAGAGTACAAGCTTGACGGCGAACGCGTGCAGATACACCTGTCTGAAAAAAAGGTCGTCTTATTTTCAAGGAGGCTTGAAAACATTACCAGTTACTACCCAGACATAGTAGAAAATGTATCAAAGGCGCTAAAGACGACGGAGATGATTTTGGAGGCAGAGGCGGTTGCAATAAATGAGAACACCGGAGAATTTCTGCCATTTCAGGAACTGATGCACCGGCGCAGAAAGTACGACATTGCAAAGACAGTAGAGCAGTATCCAATATCTGTGAACTTGTTTGATGTAATGTACCTCAACGGAAAGGATCTCCTTAATGCGCCTTACGACGAAAGAAGGAGAAGGCTAGAGGAGACTACGACTGAGAACGACTTTGTAAAGATAATCCCAAAGACAATAGTCAGAACGGAAAACGAGATAGAGGATTTTTTGGAGAACGCAATAAACTCCGGATGTGAGGGGTTGATGTTAAAGGCGCTTGATGCCCCGTACAGGGCCGGCGCGCGAGGAAACAACTGGCTTAAGCTAAAGCGTGAGTACCGCAACGAGCTTGGGGACAGCCTTGACCTGGTGGTGATTGGTGCGTTCTTTGGGAAGGGCCGGCGAACTGGAAGATATGGCACTCTGCTTCTTGCAACATACAACCAGGAGAATGACACATTTGAGAGCATCTGCAAGGTCGGCACGGGATTTACCGATGAGAACCTGGACCAGTTTTATCAGATTCTGCAGGAGCGAGTCACCCTGAAGAAGAATCCAAGAATTGAGAGCGGCATGGAGCCAGACGTCTGGTTTGAGCCAGAGATTGTAATTGAGGTGGTCGCATCCGAGATCACTCTGAGTCCGGTTCACACTGCTGCAAAGGACGCCATACGAAAGGGCAGCGGACTTGCACTCAGATTCCCCAAGTTCACAGGCAAGATTCGCAATGAGAAATCACCGGAGGATGCTTCAACTGACCAAGAAGTGATTGCACTATACAAAAATCAGAAAAAAGTAACTCAAGGCATTTCTGAGAGTTAA
- a CDS encoding DUF47 domain-containing protein: MYSGELEVQAKRKAIAVLQDEINRILNAARELATLPDLIMKKDKAGIKAANEQISSIEEEVENLRRKITREVADVGGLIMNRENLLNTAYTMDEIAGYITGIAFKLSNIKPTTLKAAKLDADISELIELVVDEVYKLNEIVRGLNTNAANAIELAQETQKIEREIDKKYRTLAIKALDEITNTKELLLVKDVIQGIEEMSDKCQEVSDSFILLALSL; the protein is encoded by the coding sequence ATGTATAGTGGAGAACTAGAGGTCCAGGCAAAACGTAAGGCAATTGCAGTTTTACAAGACGAGATAAACAGAATTCTCAACGCAGCTCGTGAACTTGCAACTCTTCCGGATCTAATCATGAAAAAGGACAAGGCCGGAATCAAGGCAGCAAACGAGCAGATCTCAAGCATTGAAGAGGAAGTTGAAAATCTGCGAAGAAAGATCACTCGTGAGGTAGCAGACGTAGGAGGCCTCATCATGAACAGGGAGAACCTGCTCAACACAGCATACACGATGGACGAGATAGCAGGCTACATCACAGGCATTGCGTTCAAGCTATCAAACATAAAGCCAACTACGTTAAAGGCTGCAAAACTTGACGCAGATATTTCTGAACTCATCGAACTGGTTGTGGACGAGGTCTACAAGCTAAACGAGATAGTCAGAGGACTAAATACGAACGCTGCAAATGCAATCGAGCTTGCCCAGGAAACTCAGAAAATAGAACGGGAGATAGACAAAAAGTATAGGACGTTGGCAATAAAGGCGCTAGATGAAATCACGAACACCAAGGAACTCCTGCTAGTCAAAGATGTCATACAAGGAATAGAAGAGATGTCAGACAAGTGCCAGGAAGTATCAGACTCGTTCATCTTGCTCGCACTGAGCCTATAA
- the endA gene encoding tRNA-intron lyase, whose protein sequence is MQGDLIENRIVIWNVNDAREIFSESYYGKPIGIAKPKPEEIDVPLILDLIEGYYLQEKSQLNIFKSKKRITHPQMLEICRKEHHNFDKIYTVYKDFREKKYIINPGIKFGCDFAVYQRGPGIDHAPYLVQVHSKNDAITATGVVLAGRLATSVKKNFILAIPHGEDVSYLALDWWRA, encoded by the coding sequence ATGCAGGGCGACCTCATTGAAAACAGAATCGTGATCTGGAACGTAAACGATGCAAGAGAGATATTTTCAGAGTCATACTATGGAAAGCCCATTGGGATAGCAAAGCCAAAACCAGAGGAGATTGACGTGCCGTTGATTTTGGACCTAATTGAGGGATACTACCTGCAGGAAAAATCCCAGTTGAACATATTCAAGTCAAAGAAAAGGATCACGCATCCACAGATGCTGGAGATCTGCAGAAAGGAGCACCACAACTTTGACAAGATATACACAGTCTACAAGGACTTTAGAGAGAAGAAATACATCATAAACCCCGGAATAAAGTTTGGTTGCGACTTTGCGGTGTACCAAAGGGGACCGGGAATAGACCATGCACCGTACCTTGTCCAGGTTCACAGCAAAAACGACGCCATAACTGCGACTGGAGTTGTGCTTGCCGGGCGACTTGCAACGAGTGTGAAAAAGAACTTTATCCTAGCAATACCGCACGGCGAGGATGTCAGTTATCTTGCCCTAGATTGGTGGCGAGCCTAG
- a CDS encoding SDR family oxidoreductase — translation MLKFQNKVILVTGSGTGIGQTVAKLFAENGASIIILGRRKEPLEETKKILDEIISRVKSNAKVWLFSGVDVSDETGVSQMFDSLKNSNVSVDVVVNNAGVSGPVTCFSNAPLEEFKSTVAIHLTGTFWTSTQALKVMKPGAKIVTISTFFTEERPFEQRPYRFRSPYTASQGAKNRLAEAMSWELAEKGIVSIATNPGPVHSDRIYKTVYPKAAAEFLRTSGFEDLTPSEVEAANKEIVGLLGENEQTVKDGIAKAASAVAKMKNGDAEKIAQTLARLLAKIQEIAEKVQKNTSFMIADRQFLSQMQVAQTVMTLADDDIAKILNGKVIPGDRVFYPVKPHITTSAPQVHQPDFASQVFVFTIDATDKGDAERAAFLAQHVEKNGGKAVCLISNETSKENQELISSKFHSHTVNLKSPEEIQRWLNAAKNIGKISAVVHITGKVPQDIKIIDLSRKRWDDLVDKFVNTPATVLQSAFEMFVPGGSKDPRLYKDASGTAVIIGPDMPSGAKISGSDRARVEVFRGALRPFATTVNQELSDVLKSKVRSFLVLPGGVDGKESDNAKITQALNYFVTDTARRSSEITFCVDETRE, via the coding sequence ATGTTAAAATTTCAGAACAAGGTTATTTTGGTGACAGGAAGCGGTACAGGCATAGGCCAGACGGTTGCCAAGTTATTTGCCGAAAACGGTGCAAGCATAATCATTCTGGGCAGAAGAAAGGAGCCACTTGAGGAGACAAAGAAGATTCTTGATGAGATAATCAGCAGAGTAAAGAGTAATGCAAAGGTATGGCTCTTCTCAGGAGTCGACGTAAGTGACGAGACAGGAGTCTCTCAGATGTTTGACTCGCTCAAAAACTCTAATGTCAGCGTAGATGTTGTAGTAAACAATGCAGGGGTGTCAGGCCCCGTCACGTGCTTTTCAAACGCCCCTCTTGAGGAATTCAAGAGCACCGTTGCAATTCACCTCACAGGCACTTTTTGGACATCAACACAGGCACTAAAGGTGATGAAGCCAGGTGCAAAGATCGTAACAATTTCCACGTTCTTCACAGAGGAAAGACCGTTTGAGCAAAGGCCGTATAGATTCAGAAGCCCATACACCGCATCGCAAGGAGCAAAGAACAGGCTTGCAGAGGCAATGTCGTGGGAGCTTGCTGAAAAAGGAATAGTGTCGATTGCCACAAATCCGGGCCCGGTTCATTCTGACAGAATATACAAGACGGTATACCCAAAGGCGGCAGCGGAATTTCTGAGGACGAGCGGGTTTGAAGACCTCACACCGTCCGAGGTCGAAGCTGCAAACAAGGAGATTGTCGGCTTGCTTGGAGAAAACGAGCAGACTGTAAAGGACGGAATCGCAAAGGCCGCATCAGCAGTGGCAAAGATGAAAAACGGAGATGCCGAAAAAATTGCACAGACTCTTGCCAGACTGCTGGCAAAGATACAAGAGATTGCAGAAAAGGTGCAAAAAAACACATCGTTTATGATTGCAGACAGGCAGTTTCTCTCCCAGATGCAGGTGGCCCAGACGGTGATGACACTTGCAGACGACGACATTGCCAAGATACTAAACGGAAAGGTGATTCCCGGGGACAGAGTGTTCTATCCGGTAAAGCCACACATAACCACGTCTGCACCGCAGGTGCACCAGCCAGACTTTGCATCCCAGGTCTTTGTGTTCACGATTGACGCAACAGACAAAGGCGATGCAGAAAGGGCCGCGTTTCTTGCGCAACACGTAGAAAAGAACGGCGGAAAGGCAGTATGCCTAATTTCCAATGAGACCTCAAAGGAAAATCAGGAATTAATCAGCTCAAAGTTCCATTCACATACGGTAAATCTGAAAAGCCCGGAGGAGATACAGAGGTGGCTGAATGCGGCAAAGAACATCGGCAAGATATCGGCAGTAGTCCACATTACAGGAAAGGTTCCCCAAGACATCAAGATAATAGACCTGTCTAGAAAGAGATGGGACGACCTAGTGGACAAGTTCGTAAACACTCCTGCCACGGTGCTCCAGTCTGCATTTGAGATGTTTGTTCCAGGCGGAAGTAAGGACCCGCGCCTGTACAAGGATGCCAGCGGAACTGCAGTCATCATAGGTCCAGACATGCCGTCTGGTGCAAAGATATCAGGGTCGGACAGGGCGCGAGTCGAGGTATTCCGTGGGGCACTAAGGCCGTTTGCCACCACGGTGAACCAGGAATTAAGCGACGTTCTAAAGTCAAAGGTCAGATCATTCCTGGTGCTCCCAGGAGGAGTAGACGGAAAGGAATCAGACAATGCAAAGATCACGCAGGCCTTGAACTACTTTGTTACGGACACCGCAAGAAGATCATCGGAGATCACATTCTGCGTAGATGAAACACGGGAATGA
- a CDS encoding sulfite exporter TauE/SafE family protein — protein sequence MFENLWLIPLGLVAGVIGSIIGLGGGIILMPVLTVLGVPHTMASSGSLFAAFSNSVASTVSYARQRRVDYKIGWHLGLMSVPGTVLGAIISAQATPFIFKILFGLVLIGSCYYLFAKRNLESKQRNTSKQMVVFSAGVSFFAGILSSFFGIGGGIVFVPLMIIGLGLMVKNATATSQLILMFSSASGMITHTLLGHTDFQYALFLSAGAFVGGMIGARLSIDLKENSIRLLICAVIVIAAAKMFLDAFGI from the coding sequence ATGTTTGAAAACCTGTGGCTCATCCCGCTTGGGCTTGTAGCCGGAGTCATAGGCTCCATAATTGGACTTGGCGGCGGCATCATCCTGATGCCTGTTCTGACTGTGCTTGGAGTGCCGCATACTATGGCGTCCAGCGGCAGCCTGTTTGCAGCATTTAGCAACTCTGTTGCATCGACCGTATCGTACGCAAGGCAGCGCCGAGTTGACTACAAAATCGGCTGGCACCTCGGATTGATGTCTGTTCCAGGAACAGTCCTTGGCGCAATAATCTCCGCACAGGCGACCCCGTTCATATTCAAGATACTGTTCGGACTGGTCCTAATTGGCTCGTGCTATTACCTATTTGCCAAAAGGAATCTGGAGTCAAAGCAGCGAAACACCTCAAAACAGATGGTTGTCTTTTCAGCAGGAGTAAGCTTCTTTGCAGGAATCCTCTCTAGCTTCTTTGGAATCGGGGGAGGAATTGTATTTGTCCCGTTAATGATAATCGGCCTTGGACTAATGGTCAAAAACGCAACTGCCACATCGCAGCTGATACTTATGTTCTCTTCTGCGTCCGGAATGATAACTCACACGTTGCTTGGCCACACCGACTTTCAGTACGCTTTATTTCTCTCGGCGGGGGCATTTGTTGGCGGCATGATAGGGGCCAGGCTCTCAATTGATCTGAAGGAAAACAGCATTCGGTTGCTCATCTGTGCCGTAATAGTGATTGCGGCAGCAAAGATGTTCCTTGACGCATTTGGAATCTGA
- a CDS encoding ATP-binding protein: protein MAVDLYESDVVLLNRIRNLEMENRMLTEQNISQRKALVSLERKIAKFDEIREQRDWLLDEMTNKISEVSRFQTDLFKAERFSAIGEMSARLAHDMRNPLAIIKNTVELVKMKHASAASRDLLNLFYTIDNASSRLVFQLDQVLNFVRSSPLKCDHHSLKHILESAISKIVVPDGVAIHLPDYDVQLLCDMEKIEAVFTNLVMNAIQATENSGDVQIRFIETDDSVDFDVQDSGPGIPESIRDKIFEPLFTTKSRGTGLGLPTVKSIIQQHQGAISVTNNPTTFSVTLPKRPIVI, encoded by the coding sequence TTGGCAGTAGATCTGTATGAATCCGATGTCGTACTCTTGAATCGAATCAGAAACTTGGAGATGGAAAACCGGATGCTGACTGAGCAAAACATCTCGCAGCGAAAAGCACTTGTCTCCCTTGAAAGAAAGATTGCAAAATTTGATGAAATTCGAGAACAGCGCGACTGGCTTTTAGATGAGATGACCAACAAGATATCTGAGGTAAGCCGTTTTCAAACCGACCTATTCAAGGCCGAGCGATTCTCTGCCATCGGAGAAATGTCTGCACGGCTTGCGCACGACATGAGAAACCCCCTTGCAATAATTAAAAACACAGTCGAGCTGGTCAAGATGAAGCACGCATCTGCAGCCTCGCGCGACCTGCTAAACTTGTTCTATACAATTGACAATGCCTCATCAAGACTGGTGTTTCAACTGGATCAGGTCCTGAACTTTGTCCGCAGCTCGCCATTAAAATGCGACCATCACTCGCTAAAACACATTCTAGAGTCCGCAATAAGCAAGATAGTGGTGCCAGATGGGGTGGCAATTCATCTGCCTGACTATGATGTCCAACTATTGTGTGACATGGAAAAAATTGAGGCCGTTTTTACAAACTTGGTGATGAATGCCATACAGGCAACTGAGAACTCTGGCGATGTGCAAATACGATTTATTGAAACTGATGACTCTGTTGACTTTGACGTGCAGGACTCGGGGCCTGGAATACCTGAATCTATTCGAGACAAGATATTTGAGCCCTTGTTTACAACAAAGTCGCGCGGAACGGGCCTTGGACTGCCCACCGTAAAGAGCATAATACAACAACATCAGGGTGCGATATCTGTGACAAACAACCCGACCACGTTTTCCGTCACGTTGCCAAAGCGACCAATTGTAATCTAA
- a CDS encoding DUF192 domain-containing protein, whose protein sequence is MASRAQILIPIAIAAVIVGVVGMMAIPKDVKLEQAEFPRGMIKIDDVLLQVQIADTKPLQTRGLMFQEKLPYDQGMLFVFEDEGVRSMWMLNMQFALDLIWIDADGNVVHIEEDTQPCKSALETMSCTFTNGNEEMAKYVLEVSSGFVDKFNITKDSKIEIISI, encoded by the coding sequence GTGGCAAGCCGCGCACAGATACTCATACCAATAGCAATAGCTGCTGTGATCGTCGGAGTGGTCGGAATGATGGCAATTCCAAAAGACGTCAAGCTGGAGCAGGCCGAATTTCCGCGGGGCATGATAAAGATTGACGATGTGTTGCTGCAGGTGCAGATTGCAGATACAAAACCGCTCCAGACCCGGGGGCTGATGTTCCAAGAAAAGCTCCCGTATGATCAGGGCATGCTCTTTGTATTTGAGGATGAGGGCGTGCGTTCCATGTGGATGCTCAACATGCAGTTTGCTCTGGACCTGATCTGGATTGACGCCGACGGAAACGTAGTGCACATCGAAGAGGACACGCAGCCGTGCAAGTCTGCACTGGAGACTATGAGTTGCACATTTACAAACGGAAACGAGGAGATGGCAAAATACGTCCTTGAGGTAAGCTCGGGCTTTGTTGACAAATTCAACATCACAAAAGACTCCAAGATTGAAATCATCTCGATCTGA
- a CDS encoding metal-dependent transcriptional regulator, whose amino-acid sequence MKKKAEIRLESIKAAHKSAKPKLTRVEDYLEVISELVELKGYATTLDVSRYMNVSAPSVTKMLQRLDENGYLKYEKYRGINLTQKGSNLAEAIRQKHGILLEFFEILGIEHETANQDVEGIEHHLNPKTIKQLRKFITYMKSNQKFLEGFKSL is encoded by the coding sequence TTGAAGAAAAAGGCCGAGATTCGACTGGAGTCCATAAAGGCGGCTCACAAATCGGCCAAGCCCAAACTCACACGAGTCGAGGACTATCTTGAGGTGATCTCAGAGCTGGTCGAGTTAAAGGGGTATGCGACCACGCTCGATGTGTCAAGATACATGAATGTCAGCGCCCCAAGCGTCACAAAGATGCTCCAGAGGCTGGATGAGAACGGCTATCTCAAATACGAAAAGTACCGCGGAATCAACCTCACCCAGAAGGGAAGCAACCTTGCAGAGGCCATACGACAAAAGCACGGAATACTGCTAGAGTTCTTTGAGATACTTGGAATAGAGCATGAGACTGCAAATCAGGACGTGGAGGGAATAGAGCACCACCTAAATCCAAAGACGATAAAGCAGTTAAGAAAGTTCATCACATACATGAAATCAAATCAAAAGTTCCTCGAAGGATTCAAGAGTCTTTAA